In Erigeron canadensis isolate Cc75 chromosome 8, C_canadensis_v1, whole genome shotgun sequence, the DNA window AGGTTCCGAACTTATCCTTGAACTAACGAACTTGTAATCTTGGTTAAGCTTAGGTCTAACTTGTTTGAGTTTTGAACTTGAAAACTCatttgagttttggtttgaaATTCCGTATTCGAGTTTGGGACTTGTAAGCTTGGTCGAGTTTAGGTTCTATACTTATCCTTTTGAAACATTGATGGCTCGAGGTCTATCTTCTACTGAAGATTCTGGGAAATCTTAGGGAAAATTCATGATCAGGCCAAAAAGGTTGTTCTGACAAGGAGTTACTGGGTTACCTCTTGATTACATATGTGAACAACCGTGGGAGGAAGATAAGAATGAGAGATTAGctgaaaccaaaaacaaacatactagctgttttaagaattttgtagagaaaacggggggataaaaatttataatcttCCATGTTTACTATACAAAATTCTGGTTGCTTTCTGGTTTTGAGTCTGTGTGACATGTGTCTGACCTAatttttggatcaaaggcgccTGATTATAAATTAGGTGATTCAGatgaatcagatgaagattAAAGACTAGGGTTGAAAGTCGATTAAACTGTAGATGATCTTTGTTGAGCATGTGTTTGAGATTTTGTCTTAGAGCTTTTGGGATGAAATTAATCATTTGTACTCAAGTAGttgatcaaattttaattttatgccaatgatgtagagatAATTAATCTGGTAACTAGTGAAAgggttgcagattaagtggttctctatgtattttggagatgcttaccttgagggggAGATTTGGTATAAAAGACGTCAGGTGATTGGtggatttgtgaagttacaagacaaagTCAGAAACGATTGGTTAAAGACATGGATCTTGTAAGTGTTGCATATCTGAGATTCAAGTTACATAATTTCTTATCTTTGTGGGAGCTGATTAAATTCAATactgattgttggagattcaacttctCTGTCATATGCcggttaagcttgaagatcaaatGGATTTAACTATGTTGTTTTGCATGATATTTGTTATTGCTTGGGGAATCGATGATATTTGGATTGCTTGGAAGCAATGATTTATCGATTACTTTGAAGTTATGATGTTTGGcatgataatattgcttggagcttaatttggaGAAGGatagtgttgagggggagaattACAATCCGTGTATTGGATTTGTTAACTATCAGAAGGATATAGAGATTTTGCAGTTTAAAGATTAGTGTGCAGCGCATGAAGATCAAGTCTTACCGAAAGAAGACCTGATATCATTGGTTAAATGGAAGTCTGTTGATGCAGATTTTTTTACTAATGATTGTTAGAATTGGTGGCAATAGTCAAGGGGTGTCCGTTTTTGCATTTCTGTTACTATTGCTTATGTAttacaactgaagactttgaagatcgacgaaaacttctaaatgctgatgtcaagggggagtctgtaggtgcatttccgggtgacaacatcattatagaagtttatcttgagtcatttgtatatgtaattagTTAAACGTTTTATTTTGTATGTAATAAGGTCATAAACGACCAAGTTAATCGAAACGGTAACTAGATCGGTCTAGGTTGGTCTAGGTCGACCTTGGAGGTCTAGCTAGACCTCATTAGGCCGAATTGGTTCGGGCTTTGGTCTTGAGAATAAGTTTCGGTCCATATtagattagtataaataggagATTAGACCTTATGCTTAAGTAAAATCTCTCTAGTGCGTATTTTCGGTTTTCATAAGCGCGTGtgttaattgtaatttttattacCGAATTAACACAAGGCTTCATTATTCCATTCAAATATTGTTCGTGTTTTCGGTTTACCGAATATTGTTAATTGCTAGTGTTCGAGATTTTCCACAATTAAACACTAGTTATCTAATCTCGTAGATCTGGTGGCTAAGTGACTTACagaaaaggtccatgtgaagaagatgaaagcaacccttaacagaatttgcttgttttgttttgaaggtagctctatggcatttgcctttttcacaagcaccacaaagtctatctttttcaaaggaaagaggtggaaggccacgaacaagatTCCTTTTGGCCAGTATgtttatggttttaaagttcacatgcgacatacgcttgtgccataaccaatttaactcggatgctgacttagcaaagaaacaagtcactatcagttttgataggagtgaagtctacaagatatacatctcattttcttggtgctaccaagaagacttccttgttgatgttcactacagtgccttgatgtttatcaaggattactttgtagtcagcatcacatagttgacttatgctgatgagattatgctttaatccatttacataagcaactttagagaattttatgaggccattgGAAAGAATACCATACCCTTCGGTTtgtccagtggagttatcaccaaacaccacttaaggaccaggtgcctctgtatagttatccagcagggacttagagccagtcatgtgttttgaacaaccgctgtccaaataccacactccttttcccagcgagccctgcatggatataAAAAAAGGATTTAGGCTTCACTTTGTTCATCCGTTGCCCTTTCAGCAGGATTAACTAAAGGTATTTCAGAGGAGGATGTTGGCTCTAGAGAGCCTCCTCAAAAGTAGTGTGATTTCCCACAGAGACAAGACTAAAGGTGTTATCATCTTCATTGAAGGGCATTACActggtttcattactatgaagaTATGCATAGCTGCTCACTACATCAGGAGCACTATACTCGACTAGCATTGaaggttgcccccaagcatttgaaataacCCTCTGAGAATGGGGAAATTCAATGCGCTGAGCTGCAATATATTCAGCAATGCTTGTATTTGTGACAGAAGAAGTGTCACTGATTAcaggttcagtagagaggttctcactgatccttgtagaggaagaagatgtttcagcagATACAGAGATGTTTGGTTGAACTACAATCGCTATAGCATCTCTTGAGCTTGACTGAAACGcattcagaggcaacatgtcctctgctgctacaaagatagcattttttgtcagagggGTTGCCTTGTTGATTCTAAATGAGAAAGTCCCTCAGCTGAGAagaaagatcattcactcgctgagtaagctcatttatttgaggagaagAGGAAGATGAGGCCTTGCTCTTTTTCTTAGACTTGGATTTACTCCtttgtctaagtttaggagggggcaattgaggaacaggaccaaggatggactcaccatgatgattttgaggattttgatgtcctctaatcatggtccatgcttgctttccagcaggataggaagaagaggaaccctgctgagacTGATTCACTCGGTTAGGAGTGATGGATCTGATTTGATGATTTGGAGTcactgacctcatttgcctatgaggtaagtACTCCATGTTCGACACTAAGGATTGATTGTGCTGAGAAGGAACTTGTCCTCTTTGTGGAGTAGTAGGTctcatttgctgatgtggcaaatgtccccgctgaggagttataggcctATTTTGTGAAGGCAGTCTTCCTCTTTTCGGAGTGTTATGCCATAGATTTGATTTTAAAGGCATAGATTGAGATGCCATATGAGTTTGAGTATCAACAGGTACAGCCTTTGTGGGAAGTAGTTGCTGATGTCTTGCATCAGTGAACCTAACCCGTCTGTTCATTAGACGATCATGTTCAGACATGGGATTAGCATGGGTAGGTTCCAGCTGAGAGGAAGATTGAGCACTAGAGAGTTGCTGAACGACCTGATTAACTCGCTGAGGAGTACCATAGTCATAAGGAGCagcaatagtgcttcttttaaatGGCTCAGCACCTTTTACAGATAGTTGCTaaggagcaatgggtacatacccATTACTTGAAATATCCCCTTTAAAGGTTCTGGGTGGAGAATGTTGAactctcccttcatgtggcatcatgccaacaatgggaagatgagagaacatgtcaaaagtactgGTTAAGGAACTGGTACTTTTAACATTAGAGGCAGAGGGCACACTGGTGGAAGATATAGCTTTAGAatccatctcagcatggtagtcattttgtcccttgacaaaataccactttttcatctcttcaggagagatggaagatgaagagggtggaggaatagagatttcaggctttacatcatcattaaatgAGTCAGCAATTgaggcagcagcatcaaaattgccaccaatcactgcttgtacttgagcagggacttgctcactcaaacattgatgatgaaatttggaagcctttgaccaggaggtcacaatcttctttagattaAAAACTTCAGCCTTAGGAGTTTCATTTTCAAGTTGGAGTTTCtgagtcattaactcatgagattgaagttcaatatgaacgtttttcaatttcataagtttttcagatttttcacttaactctactccagcagagttaagtttagattgaagttcagcacgtagactttctataAACTAAAGctcacaagacaaagactcaataattttggtcttgtcatgatcagaagagagtgtacctttttaacagtgacgtttacccactgactagagcatcactgtcagcaagtgccataaggcacatggcatcaacataatcgtcatcatcagaatcatctgagtcagcccaatcatgttctttaGCAACAAGTCCTTTTGCTGGTACTTTggcatcctctgtttcagccaccttagccttcagctgatagtatttgtttctgtattcatcagcagatttagaaGGATTAGGTTTAGGAGCTGCAGGAGTGAGAATAGAGACTCTGCACTCCTTCTGGTagtgaccttttctgccacacctccagcactcttcctgtgatttatcaacaggaggtttgaggggagcaaccgttttgcgattgttccaccttctggagtattttctaccagcaacaagggcaaagcccataaaatcattaaacaagtcttgtttttcttcatcatccagctcatcaaTGAGAGTTTGAATAGGTGCTGGAAGATTTGAGATACTGgaaccatcatagagatcgatgggctcagtagaaacaagagctatagggtcagaaataggatgagaggatatgctgacagaggaagaagaaaaagggccagcatgtcttttggcatcagcagagactcgaatgttttgagccaatgctctctcttcaaattgaagagtgccaaaaagttcttcaagatcaaaatcttggattttcttcgttgtacgaagagtttgtcttaagttttgccacttaagaggaagagagtcgatgaatttatgacatacttcaaaattatcatgagtaatgccaacatttgtcatatcattgagcaaccttTAAAGCGATTATAGGttctctcaagactttcatcagaAAGAGataagaagttttcataagctcgtttcaaatcaattttcttgattttgatgtggtcagcagatccttcataggtgctgaccagtctatcccatacttcctttgaagagggatacttgatgactagcttcatgatttcagtgggaagagtGACGATAAACATGTTTTTCAacctagcatcaagatttaccagctttctttcttcatctgtccattgaacctctggtttaaccaggtcagtgactatctcaggagtttcaggtgtagctcctagagtcctttggacatacatcggtacgtatggaccctcagttaatatggtcattaaatagggttccacaccaaagatgtgaagaagcatcctctccttccaagacccaaaatccttgggctcgaatttaggaggtgtcgacacaTAGCCAAAGTCACGTAtgttcacaaggctgggaacagaagacatgttcttgttttagaaAGAGAGTTTCAAGAaagattaaaaaacataaattttagatgtaaacacaaggaggcaaacagatcttgttccaatgatttaggaacggtgactctgataccacttgatggtccacgaatgcacaacttatgctatatttaaattagacaagaaagtaaataagaagataaatgacaagaacaataacaagttcaattgtaataaatcaatgcaaggataatcatatgtatcattgattaaacgatgaatacatggttgatcttacacccttgacttacaagaatacaaaagaacaaaggtaattgctaagtctagacacactaaaaacttgaacaattactagtgacacacactttcaaggtgactaacacacttgatacaatgcggctgcgttgctttatatagagaaagaattagggcaacacagccttcctttgatggtgatagatggtggttgtcgacattccattggctccttgtacttccaagcaaaagcctttgtcttctttaccaaaatgggtatgagagagaagacccaagttttggtcccaacatgtacctttaccaagtaaggtatgttacagttggaagaaccaccatgtgactcttgtcttcatattgtttgaatacttcccgccatgacgaacatttggtcagcatacatcccgctgaagagagtcactggactcactgaagacttgctgactatatatgtcagcgagtaagtctaatcagcgaatccaagactcaacataTCTTTACGATTTTCATACAACTATTTTTTTGATACATATTTGTGATGGTTTATTATagattttgtatttgttttttttccagttATTCATTAATTCAAAAATCGTTGAGtaattattgaaaagttatgtCAAAATTTTTCCAGTTATTCATATCTGTGTATCGTAccgattaaaaagaaaattttataaaataaaaagtcaaaattcattttaaatatgaaaaataatataaaatctaaaaaatattagtttccataattatatattaaataacattaataaataatatctacaaatttatattgggaaataaaaattatttagtttattgaataaaaattaaatctaaaaaagttaaaaaaaggtatatgacatcattgttttgatctaatggttataacTAAAAGTTAAACTTTATCCAAGGGTCCAAACTTCTCTATTTTGGAATTAACGtttctttttgatatatatttagagacGTAGTGTTTTCTTTTGATTCCTTGAAGAAAAACTTTAATCGCTCAGATATCTAGATATTttaatatactcgtattaataatgtaataaaatataatatatactaatcGAATTACCATATTTACGTAActtttaactaaattaattaggtaattaatttttagttttgttaaacgaaacgtaatacgcgagtagacatatatttatcttttatttttatctttatttttatatacactAAAACAAAACtgctcgattttatcaaattaaaacttGCTTATGtcataattcataattaaaaataaaaactatggACGCacacaaaaattattatatatatttttatataaaatttctcactaatttatacttttttgttttacattaataattacattttataaCCTCATTAAATAcctaaattataatttttttatatgttacgATCAACTTGGAatatctttttctatttttcatcatttaacaaatttttactATATAATTCTTATCTTATCCCCAATATTTAATATGATTAACAAAAAGCAACAAAGAATTTTACatagttttatgttttaagttcataatttttttatttttattaactaataactcgctatttaatattaattttcatttatttttatgtcaAACTCTATCTTTTAATTAGACCATGAACctcaaaaatagtttttaatcaatatatttagttttcaaattcattttaagAATTCATTTTTTTCCCTAGAAAATTGATATATTGTTTTGAATCAGAAAATAAAGGGTATAATTTTCACCTAcatttttattaactattttttatttattttttaatcaaaagttGGTTTGTAAGTGATGATATGCAACAAATGTCaggtaaaaaatataaacaaatattatctACAACATAATACTCCATCTGTCCCATGTGTCTTATTTTGACCTTTTAAATTCTTCGTTTtataactttgaccttaaataataGTTGTGTTAGATAATTTtcgatgaaagttatatcaatgaaaacacatctaaaacttaatcaattcatataatattcatcaaatttcatataatacaaacaaatatataaggTCAAAGTTGCACAAAAAGGACTTTGAAAAAATTCAAAACTGAACACTTTTAatgagacggagggagtattacATAAGTTGAAATACACTATATGCGTTCAATGtcttataattataacttttttaaattttctaaaacTACATATTTTACATCTGAATTtacaaaattaacaaataattttatcaCTCGTGTATTTAACACGGACGTAAATGTAGtatgtattaaaatataatttttctaaatatttatCAACCGATTAAAATGTTCAATTTCACTtgattaatatttgtttatgtcGTTTAtcttatgaaataaaaaaactcattagttgatattttttttaattatagtcTTTTTGTCTCATTggattttaataaaaattgaacttaatatttttttggATTATGTAAATCTTGATGAATATGGGGAATTATTAATTATCCTAATTCATTAGCCTAAAAGTTCTCTTAATTCATAGAATTGTGATATGTAGAAATTAAAGAgtaagattagaaaagagagtAAATGAAATTCACTTATCACATTTATATGAATTTAAGAAGAATCTTAGGCTAGTGTTtaagaagattaatcattttctgaACCAAAATTATCCATAAACATATTTAATACCCAATATTATGTAATTATACTATCATTACTTACTATTAAACCAAACtctgtctcttttttttttcaactttcaacatttaacATACTCAAAATGTTGCCTGTAACGACCcattaaccaatcaaaattcttgattttactaaataattattatcttatacctaatatttaatttaatatgattAGCAGAAGTCAACGACGATTTTTACAAAagattttcatttatttgtatCTCAAAATCTATCTTTTAGCTTGATCATGAATCTTAAATATACTTGGGTATAGTTTTTCAATCGATAAACAACAATATATTTTGGGTAGATTGATTGGCTAAGGTATATTTTTTAGTAACATtattaaaaatctaaaagtTTCCATAAGATAAATATAGGATatccaaatataaatataaatataattccTAAATAGTTACTCAAAAAAAATATGGTCAATCGTttacataaaatttaatattatattatttatttatttatggtcCATGATTCGTAAGGAATTTTCCGtgtacatatatttatacaataataattattattatttatggtttATGATTTAAGGGGGTTTTTTGTCTAATCATTTAAAGTATAAGTATAAATACCGTCATttattaaagatgaaataattaaatttgatttaatggtTCTCAATCAAAGATGTAATTCATCTAAGGGTTCCtatttatttatgaatgaatttaggaccttgttatatatatatattgatagatatataatataatatataatataatatataatgatttaaatccttttatatatctatttttattgatttattttatatgGATGTTAcactcctactaggtattgatgGTGAGGGGCTCTCTAGttcggacccggttaagacaacgtaagttaGATCCATTATTGTGAACAAATGATCcacatctttcaaaaaaaaatcaaatttaaaaggttgtacacttgtaccttttttgttttgaaaagtaaatatttCATTCATACTCACCCCGGCAAAAACGCCAGCGgtctatatatacaatatttacAACAACGGACTATACAAACTTAAAGTTACTCTAATCATTCCATGAAATACTTTTCTTCTTCGATCTATTCTTATACCAAAGATAACCAATCGATTTAATACCTTGGAGGATATTGTTTATCTTAAAAGTAGCATTCTCGAATTTGATTTCATTCCTAGCTTTCCATATGCTCCAACAACCGATGAGAATAATTCCTTTTAACGTGTTTTTTTCCTCTTTCGACTTCCTTCACCTCTCATGGACGTCCAAGAGATCCTTCAGCTCAAATACAAAAAAGGGAGCCGTTTTACACCACCCTTGAACCATATGCCAAACCCTAGCCGCTACCACACACTCACAAAAGAGATGGTTCACAGTTCCCATCGATTCACCGCAAAATACGCAGTCCAGATTGGTGCTACTGTCCTGGACACACTTCCGATCCAACAGAGACTTCATGGTGGGGATATGGTACAAAAGAGCTCTCCACATGAATAGATTACATTTCCGAGGGACCCACTTACACCATTCGAAGGCAAAACTATCACTATAGATAACATCCCTTCTTAGAAAAtcctttacacttttaacagtCAGCACCCCGAGCACAAACTTGTAGAGttttttttgacaaacgagCCGAtctcgagtcgagctcgagcctgAGCTTCTAAAACGAATTCGAGCTCAAGCTCGAGCTTGGCAGTATTTGAGTTTGGCTCGGCTCGTTTACACCCGTAGAAGCAACAGAGTCCCTCCTTGAATTCTTGGATTTCTTTTGATCTAGGCACGATAGGGTGGTAATGATTGTTATTAATGTTTTGTGAAGATGTTACTTCTTTGAATTTGTATTTTGTGTTTGGTGTTGTTTTTTTTGGCTTAAACCATGATGTTGCAAATTTGTTAGCATCCTGCTCACTTTGATGGAGTAATAATAATCTTTGATtgatagtttaaaaaaaaaaaaacaccacccGATCAACTTATATTTGTTGTCAATGGTACATCATTCATTAAAAACATGCTTAGTTCACCGTTAACCAACGACTAGTCTTAAAATCcatctaatttatttattttattactatATTTGTATGGAAGAGATTGAATTTTTCTATGAAAGTTTCTACAAaagcaaatacatatatatacaaataggGAAAATGATCTTGCAGTCAACTACAGCTAATATCCTAGCAATCAACATCAGGGATGattatacaaatattatataaaatagtaaagtgtcaattttatttgtgttttagaTACGTGAACTCTGTAATTCCCATTATAGCTCAATAGTTGAGCACCGGCTTTACATGTCGAAGATTTCGAGTCCGAGACatgaaaaaaacatttaaaaggaatttcacaaaaaaccctccagtgaagcaggtttgaatCTTGCAAAGGGGACATGGCTttaccccaattaaatgtcgtgccttcagGTGGTTTGGTTGGGGGTTTCTCCTCcgactaggtattgagggtgaggggctTCTAGcgtggacccggttaagacaacgtaaactAAATTTCCTGTTGCGGGCAAATGAtccacaaattaaaaaaaaaaaataataaaaaatatacgtGAACCATGACCCAACTCGTATAACCCAAATTTTTATGTCGTTTGGATTACAGGTTAAATTGTAATAACTCAAATTCACACCACCCATAGATTCATCAACATGGAAGGGGAAATAGTGTGTCTAGCTTCTAGAGATTGACGATAATATGAaagaaatttacaaaattatataatatattttgattaaaattattattttatacactGAGATTTGATTGAACCAATTATTTTCCCAAATTTACCAAAGTAAATCGTGATCCTAAGGTTACAACGCAAAAACAAATCATAAGTACGTAGATCAATTGGTCATATGCTTAACATTAATGCACGTTTTCTTCAGTGTAAACCAAAAATAACTGAGCGTTTTAACTTTTGACAGAATCAGCCTGATAATTGCACATCAATCTCCATCAAATTGCTTGCGTCACTTATTCTAAGATCCGCCGTTTCACATGTCTTCATTATTGTTGTCGTCGATGCATGTATGTAGAGCTAAGATCTACAGTCTTAATAATTCAGCAAACGTAACCTTTCCATGTAGGAAGCTGCATAGCATGAACACATACTTCCAGAAATCCCAATAGGACTGATTTGTTCTGAGTCAGGGTCATAAACAAAAAGTTCATCCGATCCAATAAACTCATCTTCTATTCCAATTATGGGATCGCCATTGTGCCTAAACGAAAGTACTGTAGATACAGCTTCCTCGGGTCTACTAATGGTGTACATCTTTGTAAAAGTATCTGAAAGACCATCTTCCATCATCCAAACATGATAAACTCGTTTCTCGACACTATAATTACATCCAACCACAACAAGTGATTCCCGTATCTTAGATAAAGACAAATCAATGTAAATGTCCTTAGTCACATTATTGGGAAGGTATATTTCCATAAACTCTTCACTTACCATATCAAATAACATAACCAAATCACGTTTCATTggcaaaccattcacatattcCCTATCCTGAGCAAGCCAAAATATAAAATCATCTATAACTACATGGTGATCATCCGTGAATGCAACTGTTAAACGAGGCAAATCATCCGACAAGGTTCTCCATTCCCTTGTGCTTAAACTACAAACCTCAACTTGCTTAGGTATGGAACTTATAGTTTTCAAGTCCAACACATCAACAGTTTGAATCTTGACGAGCTTAGGGTCATTAGAGAAGGGCTCAACACCAAAACCGATTACAGTTTTAAACGGCGTATCTAACACATTTGGCACTTCAACAGTAACAGATTTTCTTATAGAAGGGTTCCATATAACAGCTATATTTTGGTCACTTCTAGAAAATTTACTATAAAAGCAGAACAAGCCAATAGAGCTACCGAATATTTTGGGATCGATAAGTTGATCAACAGAAATGGGAATTGTAAGGGGAAACTTGTGTTGGGCAAAACTATCATTATCATCAGTATCACTATCATAATCATCTACAATAGATACATATTTGGTCTTTGTATTATCAATAGGATCATCGTACCTTACAAGCATACGATGAGGTGGACGGGGGTGGTCGACGTGGTAATCAGCGATAAACTCCGGGCTGTCGATGACAGACTTCCACGGTTTAGAAACGGATCTACATTGAAGCAATGATTTCACATCCAGAACCCTTTTTATGATTTCTGTTTGGATTTCAAAGGGTATGTTGTCAGACATTTTGGTTTTTGGAATGCGCTTGAGGgtttttgaaattaattttagtttaGGGTTTCAATGAAAAGGGGGGAAACAAATTTGTGAGTTGTGACGCACTGTCGCATGGATATGAATATTGGGTTTCAATTCAATATATGACAATATGGGTAGCCCAAACATACAATTAGGCAGGTTTTAATAAGTGCTTAGTTAACTGGGCCGGTAAGAATCGTATAAAAGTGATCGTAAGCAAACATATTATCCTTTCGAGTTTCGACCTTTccaataattataattagtaCATATAAAGTAGTTTTTTAATAAACTATCCATCAATATATGGATTGA includes these proteins:
- the LOC122610260 gene encoding F-box protein CPR1-like translates to MSDNIPFEIQTEIIKRVLDVKSLLQCRSVSKPWKSVIDSPEFIADYHVDHPRPPHRMLVRYDDPIDNTKTKYVSIVDDYDSDTDDNDSFAQHKFPLTIPISVDQLIDPKIFGSSIGLFCFYSKFSRSDQNIAVIWNPSIRKSVTVEVPNVLDTPFKTVIGFGVEPFSNDPKLVKIQTVDVLDLKTISSIPKQVEVCSLSTREWRTLSDDLPRLTVAFTDDHHVVIDDFIFWLAQDREYVNGLPMKRDLVMLFDMVSEEFMEIYLPNNVTKDIYIDLSLSKIRESLVVVGCNYSVEKRVYHVWMMEDGLSDTFTKMYTISRPEEAVSTVLSFRHNGDPIIGIEDEFIGSDELFVYDPDSEQISPIGISGSMCSCYAASYMERLRLLNY